TATGCAGACGCACGGGGTCGCCAAAGCCAGTGCCCGCTTCTTCGGGTACTTTTATTGGCCTACGGTCCCCGTGAGGTCGGCATAGCACATTGGGCTTGCAAACGCACCTCCGGGGACCACCCCCGGAGGTTTTTTTGCATCCCCAGTCCGAATCTCAAGGAGGGAAGGCATGCTGATCATCCTCAAGCACGGCGCAGGGCAGGCAGAGATCGAGAGCATCGTCGCGGAAGTCCGGCGGGTGGGCTACCGGCCCCATGTCTCGGAGGGCGATTCCACGACGCTGATCGGGGCCATCGGCAAAGGCCCTACGCCCGAATTGCTCGAGCACTTTAGGGCCTTGCCGGAGGTAGCCGAAGTGATCCCCATCAGCAAGCCCTACAAGCTCGCCAGCCTCGAGGTCCAGCCCAAGCCCTCGGTGATCTCCTGGCCCACCGGCTCCACCGGCGGCAACGCCTTCATGGTCGCCGCCGGGCCCTGCGGCGTGGAGTCGCGCGAGCAGATCCTCACCGCCGCCCGCTTCGTCAAGCGCCACGGCGCCCAGATGCTGCGCGGCGGAGCCTTCAAGCCCCGCACCTCCCCCTACTCCTACCAGGGCATGGGCCGCGAAGGGCTCGAGCTGCTGGTCGAAGCCCGCACCGAGACCGGCCTGCCCATCGTGACCGAGGTGCTCTCCCCCGAGCAGGTCGAGCTGGTGGCCCATCACGCCGACATGCTCCAGATCGGCGCGCGCAATGCCCAAAACTTCGCGCTCTTGCAGGCGGTGGGCGAGACCAACAAGCCGGTGATGCTCAAGCGCGGCATGAGCATGACGCTCGAGGAATTCCTCATGAGCGCCGAGTACGTGCTCTCGAGGGGCAACCTCAAGGTCATCCTCGTCGAGCGCGGCATCCGCACCTTCGAGAAGGCCACCCGCTTCACCCTCGACGTCTCGGCGGTACCGGTGCTCAAGTCCTTGACCCACCTGCCGGTGTGGATCGACCCCTCCCACGCCGCGGGCAAGCGCGACTACGTGATCCCGCTGGCCCTGGCCGGGGTGGCTGCCGGAGCCGACGGGATCATCGTCGAGACCCACCCCGAACCCGAAAAAGCCCTCTCCGACGCAGCCCAGCAGCTCCACGAGCACGAGTTCGCTCTGCTGATGAAGAAAGTCCGGGCCATCTTGCCCGCGGTGGGCAAACAGATGGTGGGCGGTCTCGAGCTTGCCTGAGCCCGAAGGGCGCGGGTAAACTGCCCTTCCATGAGCCCCACGGCACCTTTTGAACCTTCCGCGTCTGTCTACGGCATAGGACGTACGGCGTAGGACGTCGCCATGAAACCCCTCTTCGACAAGGTCGGCATCTTCGGCATCGGCCTGCTGGGGGGCAGCGTGGCGCTGGGCCTGCGCGAGCGCTTCCTGGCCAACGAGGTTCACGCCTACGACCCCGACCCCTCGGCCCTCGAGGACGCCCTCGCCCTGGGCGTGGCCGACAGGGTGCACACCGCGCCGGGAAGCTGGGTCGGCGAGCTGGACCTAGGCGTGCTGGCCGCGCCGGTGGGCGTGCTCACCGAGGTGGGCCGGCAGCTCGCCCCCTTCGCCCGCCCCGACAGCCTCTGGACCGACGTGGGCAGCGTCAAAGGGCCGGTGGTGCAGGCGCTTGCGGAGGTGCTACCCAACTTCGTGGGCAGCCACCCCATGGCCGGCAGCGAGAAGGCCGGGGTGGAAGCAGCCCACGCGGGCCTGCTGCAAAACGCGGTGTGGGTCATCACCCCCACGCCCGAGACACCGCCCCAAGCCCTTGAGCATATCCGCCGCCTGGTCAAGGAGCTCGGCGCCTATCCGCTCGAGATCCCCCCCACCCTCCACGACCGCCTGGTGGCCCGCATCTCCCACCTCCCCTACCTGCTGGCGGTGGCCCTCAACCGCATGGTAGCCCGCGACGAGCACCAGGAGCTGCTGATGTTCCTGGCCGCCGGGGGCTTCCGCGACCTGACCCGCGTGGCCTCGGGCTCCCCGCGCATGAGCCGCGACATGGTGGTGGAGAACCGCGAAGCCTTGCGCGAGGCGGTGGAGGAGCTCAGGGCGGTGCTGGCCGAACTCGAGCAGCTGCTCGAGCGCCCCGAGGAATTGCTCGAGGCCGCCCAAGCCGCCAAGCGCACCCGCGACTCGCTGCCCATCGTCAAGCGCAGCCTGCTCCCCACCCTGCACGAGCTGGTGGTGCAGGTGCCCGACAAGCCCGGCCAGATCGCCAAGATCTCCAACGCCCTGGGCGACGCCTACATCAACATCAAGCAGTTCGAGGTGCTGGCCATCCGCGACGAGGGTGGGGCCATCCGCATGGGCTTCGCCACGGCCGAAGAACGCGAGGCGGCCCGGCGAATCCTGGAGAACATCGGCTACCGGTTGCGGTGATGGCGGGGTGCCGATAGCCAAACGCCACGCCGGGTCACCTGGGCTTTTCCCCGCTGATCCTGTCCTCGAGCCGCTCGAGCACCCCCCGTAAGCTGCGCCCCAGAAGACCCGTGAGGATCCCAACATAGGCGAGGATGAGCACCTCCCCGGCGATCACCAAGCCGCCCGGCAACGGGGTGCCGTGGGCGTAGCGGGCTATCATCCAGCTGATCAGCCAGGCCACGAGCAGCACCCCCAACAGCAGCGCCCACAAGAAGCCCCACACCACCGAAAGCGCCTCCCGCCGGGCCGCCGGGGGGAGGCGGAGCAGCCGGTCCTTGTGCGGGACCTTCAGCCAGGTGAGGCGGGCATCCCGCAAGGTCAGGGCCGAAAGGGCAAGGATCAAAGCGGTGAGTCCGCTAAAGATAAGGAGAACTTGGAGCAGGCTCGACTTTGGCCCCCACGCCAGCGCATTGCCCTGAAGGTCGAAGTGGGTGGGAATCCGCTCGGGGAGCTTTTCATAGGCCAGCAGGCCATACCCCCACAGACCGAGCAGGAGCAGCAGGTCGAGGGCAGCCAACAACCAATTGAGCATGGTTCCAGGATCCTCCCCTACTCCGGAAGGACTTTCCCGGGGTTCAGACGCCCCTCGGGGTCCAGGCGGCGCTTGACGTCCCAGAGGATGGCCAGGGTCTGTGGGTCCGTCGCCTCGCGCATGAACTCGCGCTTCATCAGGCCGATGCCGTGCTCGCCCGAGAGCACCCCACCGTGGCGCAGCGCCACCCGCGCGACCTCGTGGGCCAGCTCCCACACCCGCTCCTCGGGGTCGGTCTTGGGGTCGTAGAGGATGTTGGGGTGGAGGTTGCCGTCGCCGATGTGGCCGAACTGCACCAGCGGGAGCCCGTACTGCTTGCCCAGGGCTTCGATCTCGCGCACCACGGCGGGGAGGCTCGAGCGCGGCACGGCGATGTCCTCGTTCATGCGCTTGGAGCGGATGCGCCCAATGGCCGGAGACACCGAGCGCCGCGCCTTCCACAGCCCCTCGGCTTCCGCCGGGCTGTTCGCCAAGCGCACCACCCCGCCCGCGGCCCGGCAGGCCTGGGCCACCCACTCCAACTCCTCCGCCACCACCTCGGGGTCGTCGCCGTCGGTGTCCACGAGCAGCAATGCCGCCGCGTCCAGCGGTAAGCCCAGGTGCAGGTAGTCCTCGACCGCGCGGATGCAGCCTTGGTCCATGAACTCCAGCCTCGAGGGTACCGCCCCCGCCGCAATGGCCTTGGAAACGGCCTCGGCGGCCTGCCCCACCTCGGCGAAGTGGGCCATGAGGGTGCGGGTGTGCTTGGGGAGGGGCTCGAGTCTCAGCGTGGCTTCGGTGATGAGGCCCAGCGTACCCTCGCTGCCGATGAGCAGACCCGGCAGGTCGTAGGCCTCGCGGCCAAGGCGGTGCACCTCGCCCTCGGCATCCACAAACTCGAGCTCGCGCACGTAATCGCCGGTCACACCGCGCTTGAAGCACATCGGGCCCCCGGCGTTCTCGGCCAGGTTTCCCCCGAGGGTGCTGGTGCGGAAGGAGGCCGGGTCGGGTGGGTAGTACAGCCCGTGGGGCTTAGCCCGCTCGCTGATCCAGGCCGTGACCACCCCCGGCTGGGCGATGGCGATGCGGCGAATGGGGTCGAGCTCGAGGCGGGTCATGCGGGTAAAAGCGACGACGATGCTCTCCCGCACCGGCACCGCCCCGCCCGATAACCCGCTGGCCGCCCCCCGCGCCACCACGGGCAGGCCCGCCGCCCGGGCGAAGCGCACCACCTCCACCACGTCCTGGGTGGTCTCGGGTAGCACGACCGCCGCTGGGGTC
The window above is part of the Calidithermus timidus DSM 17022 genome. Proteins encoded here:
- the aroF gene encoding 3-deoxy-7-phosphoheptulonate synthase, whose protein sequence is MLIILKHGAGQAEIESIVAEVRRVGYRPHVSEGDSTTLIGAIGKGPTPELLEHFRALPEVAEVIPISKPYKLASLEVQPKPSVISWPTGSTGGNAFMVAAGPCGVESREQILTAARFVKRHGAQMLRGGAFKPRTSPYSYQGMGREGLELLVEARTETGLPIVTEVLSPEQVELVAHHADMLQIGARNAQNFALLQAVGETNKPVMLKRGMSMTLEEFLMSAEYVLSRGNLKVILVERGIRTFEKATRFTLDVSAVPVLKSLTHLPVWIDPSHAAGKRDYVIPLALAGVAAGADGIIVETHPEPEKALSDAAQQLHEHEFALLMKKVRAILPAVGKQMVGGLELA
- a CDS encoding prephenate dehydrogenase/arogenate dehydrogenase family protein, which codes for MKPLFDKVGIFGIGLLGGSVALGLRERFLANEVHAYDPDPSALEDALALGVADRVHTAPGSWVGELDLGVLAAPVGVLTEVGRQLAPFARPDSLWTDVGSVKGPVVQALAEVLPNFVGSHPMAGSEKAGVEAAHAGLLQNAVWVITPTPETPPQALEHIRRLVKELGAYPLEIPPTLHDRLVARISHLPYLLAVALNRMVARDEHQELLMFLAAGGFRDLTRVASGSPRMSRDMVVENREALREAVEELRAVLAELEQLLERPEELLEAAQAAKRTRDSLPIVKRSLLPTLHELVVQVPDKPGQIAKISNALGDAYINIKQFEVLAIRDEGGAIRMGFATAEEREAARRILENIGYRLR
- a CDS encoding DUF1648 domain-containing protein, with amino-acid sequence MLNWLLAALDLLLLLGLWGYGLLAYEKLPERIPTHFDLQGNALAWGPKSSLLQVLLIFSGLTALILALSALTLRDARLTWLKVPHKDRLLRLPPAARREALSVVWGFLWALLLGVLLVAWLISWMIARYAHGTPLPGGLVIAGEVLILAYVGILTGLLGRSLRGVLERLEDRISGEKPR
- a CDS encoding FAD-linked oxidase C-terminal domain-containing protein; this encodes MKLLAPLLERLSPRKVLTDLPQRQLYRYDAIAVGETPAAVVLPETTQDVVEVVRFARAAGLPVVARGAASGLSGGAVPVRESIVVAFTRMTRLELDPIRRIAIAQPGVVTAWISERAKPHGLYYPPDPASFRTSTLGGNLAENAGGPMCFKRGVTGDYVRELEFVDAEGEVHRLGREAYDLPGLLIGSEGTLGLITEATLRLEPLPKHTRTLMAHFAEVGQAAEAVSKAIAAGAVPSRLEFMDQGCIRAVEDYLHLGLPLDAAALLLVDTDGDDPEVVAEELEWVAQACRAAGGVVRLANSPAEAEGLWKARRSVSPAIGRIRSKRMNEDIAVPRSSLPAVVREIEALGKQYGLPLVQFGHIGDGNLHPNILYDPKTDPEERVWELAHEVARVALRHGGVLSGEHGIGLMKREFMREATDPQTLAILWDVKRRLDPEGRLNPGKVLPE